The stretch of DNA CAGTTTTGGTTTATTCCTTATGTTGGCccatttatttgtatttgttttgattGTATATATGCAATGCATTTTCTATAATgatgtttttatatattgtcCCTCCACCCTCTCCTCTTGTatgttcaatttttatttttaatgcaagcttaattagaaaaaaaaaaaatattttctccttaCCAGTTAGCAAGTGGCTGGAAGAATAAGGCTTGATTCCCCTCAAAATGTACCTACAcaaattagtaaaaatttattaatccaaCAACTCTAAAATAGGGTGCTCAAAATAGATTAATGATGTAATGCATCAAAGTAGGTAATTTGAGATGCACGTTGCAAAAATATCATGATTTAagtagaaaaaatctatttacaatgTTGCTTATTGACATACTAAAAACATCACCGTAAAAAGTTTATCATATTTCTAATAGAAATAGATATTCTTGTTTTAGCTTTTTATAAGCATAATAGCCTACATACTCACAACTCTTTCCTAAGTGAATTTTCTAGTCAAAGTGTCCCAACTACTACAAATAGTAAAAAAGACTTTTTCACAACTTGTTTTGGCCTCCTGAATTTAGGTAAGAGTAAGTGCTATTTTAGTACCTCTATACTACAAACTGCTTAATtgtcaaaatttaatttgaaagataaattttaaaatttgaatcttacaaatcaaatcttacaatttaagtcctttaaaaaaatcttacaatttAAGTGATGTAGATGGTGTGCTCTACACACCGACTTGTGAATATgccaattcattttaaaataaactattAGCACTTGTATTATGAACATATTTCACAGCACCACACACGCAATCACCTGCAACTAAAGAGAAATGGGGCTTGGGGGTTCGTGTGAACGCCtatgatgcctaagtcagtaaaAGTAATAGAGATTTCTCTAGTCATAGCAGAAGATGGGTCTCGTTGTCATACTTGGGTGATATAAATAGAACCCCTCATATCTTATGTTTTACATGATAACCTCATGATTGCTTTTTTGAAATTCAAGTTGGGAGATATACAAGCTTCACTTAATAAGGATAAACTAATAACGTATCTCCCCAGGTTCTTTGGTAGCTATCATTTCTGTGATAACCGCTTATATCCTTCTAGTTAAGGCTTATTGGGTTAGGCTATTGTTCAAGCCCATGCCATGGCCCAATAGGACCCGAAGAGGAAAGGTTAAAGCTCTTCTAGTTACCCCATCGAAATCTCATCCGGCGAAGCGTGATGAGACTTGTAATCATGGTGACACTTCGTTACACAGGTTTTTCGTCATTTCATACTGCCATGTCAAGACATTGTTTCCCTTTCACGCCCCTTCGCATTCCCCTTTTCTGTTACTTATTCTTCTCGAACACTCCTTTTCGCTACTCTCATTTCTTTgtattctctccctctcccaaaTACTCTGCTTCCTTGTGTTTCTACCCAATTTTTTCTTGAATCAATGGCTTCCTCCAAACCCAACTTCCCTTCTTCATCCACAAAGACAGGTCTTCACCACTTTGCGACCCTCCCTCTCACTCTGAGGAGGTGGCCGTTAACCCTTCTTCTGAAGGGGTAGTTGCTCCGCGTTCAATTTTTGAAGGCCATCGACAGTCTTCGACTATCTCCCGTCGTGTGTTGGACTCTATGAGGGATAGCTACAACATCCCATATTCTGTGGCCTTGGGCCTGCCTAAGCAGTGCCGTGGAGCCATCAATATGAGGGGAATGGTTGTTTCTGTGACCCTGTATTTGGCCATGCTCTCTATGGGGCTCTTTTTGCCCTTTGTCCATCTGGTGCGTGATGTGCTAGACTTCTTGGGTCTTGCTTTTGCCCAACTTGTGCCTAATGCATGGAGGATTCTGATGTATTTGTGCGTTCTTTGGCGACGAGTTTTGGAACCCACAGGTGATGAGTATGTTGACATTACCGCTTGTGAATTCTTTCTTTGCACGATTTCAGGCTCTTGGAAGCGAATTTTTCCAGTTTTTTGGCCTGAAGGTATAACCGTATTGCTAGGTACCCAAATGCTATTTAGCGTAATTCATTCTAGAACATAATAGAAAATTTCTTTGTTCTCTATCcttttctctcatctctctattCTTACAGAGGAACTCCCATCAAAGAGCGCAGTCCTTTTGTGCATTTTTTCAAACACCTGGAGTGTGCAACAAGTTGGTATCATAGAGACACCAGTCTTAGTGATCTACTCGCATacattattacattttatggctGAAGCAACCAGATTAACTCAGTCGCAAGATGGGCTCATGCCCTTAAGAATGCTACACATTCTCAATACCAGAATCTAGAGATTGGAGTGCTAGCCCTAAAAAGACAGACAGATTCATAATActagaatatataaattgaaacgCTAGCCCTGAAAAAACAGACAGATTCTATTGTCCATCAACTTTCAGCTTCGATAGTGTAGCTGTAAAGATGGAACCACAATACCAATTGGCTGGAGGAACTTCTtctgtaacacccggatccaaAATTGGTAtggttggactttagatttttatttatttattggagcttgatatattttttttttaagtttgtttttttttttacgaatttgagtagtgattttcttttaatttggagatcttgattgtttattttattcttttattcttcttcttctcctcttggCAAACAGCGCTCGCCCTCTGGCTCGTTCATCACCCTGCCGCGCCAAACCTTTGTTTCACGCTCACAGCCTTGCTTACCACCAGGCTATAACCACTGCCCGAGCCCCACGAGAACCGCACAACCACCACCGAAGGGTAGTCTCACTGCCAAACTCTTCCACATCACGATCCAGTCGCTGCCGCCAGCGTCTTTCCCGTAGCAGCACCCCACGAATCAGCCTCATCGCTGCCGTCGCGTCCCGCCCTAAACCTTCGTTCAAGCCATTGAAGGAGCCTCTGTTTTTGTCTCCGAAAACAGAgtatctttgtttttccttttctgtttgtTGCTGTTCGACGCAAACCAGCCGAGCGTCGCCGCACAGCGTGTATCGTTGGGCGCTGCATTCCATCCAAGTTCGTCACTCTCCACTCGGTAAGCTGCCCCCCGAACTCAACTTgcctctccgtctctctcttcgtttctctctctctgtctctctctcgctaatctctcttcctccctctctctttcagtGCGCTGCCGTCGGGACAGCCTCCGCCCACCTCAACTCTGGTCCTCCACGATCTCCTTCCCTCACGGGAGCTCCTGTCGCACGTCTTCCCTCACTCGTGAGTTTCGGTCGGAACTTATGGTTATAAGTACTGCAGTTACGTAAATTAGTGGGTAGGGGAAGACTTTTACGAGATTACCATTTTGCCCTTAAGCCAATAGGATGTGAatgtattttgtttctaaaatgggttttatttttcGGCTGGGTTGGGTTGAAATTTAAGAAGGGTTTTGATACAGataagtattttattatgttagtaaaaaaaaaaaaagtttcctaAAAGCTTtaaaattgttatttctttcaaagGAATAATTGGAAGTGTTGTATTTTTACAAtgacttagtttattatatgatcgctgtataatttaaaatattttggtgtaATTATATTAGCTggtattagattttataattacacgtcaatagtaaataagttagacttttaaagGTTTTTAGCCGAAGTTATTGAATGGACATTGCCAATTTTAGGAAGGGATGTTATATTTTGGGCTTTTGAGGGTTTTatggaattaaataggttattttataagtttaggcttaaataccGAAATACGTTATTGATTaaaaatttacgggaattacttgattatttgataggtgacgattgttaattatcgacattttgggaaaatttctgaaaagctaagaagtccaggtaagtggggttcctatgctagaatttgcattaaataaaatgaactgaggtcctttttggaaaatgtgcatgttctactatgaaaagaaattttaaaacaacctcagatatttgttctgcattactcatgagattctgtttaagaagaacgtattttctgtcatgactggtgtaaacatgagcttatttttgatattttatttctgaactttgaaaatgagagcgaatatgaaatttgtgcataaattatgttgtgatatgattttgttctgttccgaagatttttgttcagtacactatttggaaaagacgtgatttctgaaaacctttggcatgactccccgattctgaatttgattctgtttccattctgttcagttacggccctgacacgggttataatagtggcatacggcccaaccacgggttacaatagtggatacggcccaaccacgggtaataatagtggatacggcccaaccacgggtaataatagtggatacggccctaccacgggttatagtagtggtctctgttttgagtgcacaccttggtgacagagtgtttcatgttctgcttggctatccgcaaatgcacaaccctaccacggggattatacatggcctctgttctaatatgatgttctgatgatgatgatgatcatttatgctatgccaaagaatattttgaatgaaattatttttaaatcttcgctctgatattttaataacatgttctgcttccgcactctgaaaatgaaaatgtattgttctgcattctgatttctgtaaatgctcttgtttatacactggtatatgttctctgcttactgagttgttgataactcacccccccttatctccataatatttcagatgacattgatggttcagctgaggatcagtattagattttatggagaagattaacagtgaatggttgttgggtatttcgtggtattaatgttgatgttggaagttatttatatttcttaagtttgtttcagtggatttagacggtttatggagacttatgttaatgtttcattatttctagtttgttatttgagacatgaagaagagttgatttttatttgagttgctggattgaaaattagatagatgagtttatatgatttatttaattgaagtatttacgtttgatttgagatttgggaaaatatatatatccttgaatttggaagtactctagccttgttagagttaattatcaggttatatgagttaactctccggaccctcggggatggggcgttacagttggtatcagagacaggtttgaattctgcatactgtagaccttggaggtttagatatctgtgggttcataagaTGTGGAAATTTCAATATAGGAATTGGAGGATTATAAGGATAGCCATgtagatatttaagtttgagttccaagaaccttatgattgattttgatgggatttgaggttttagattttgctgatgttaggaattgaatttggaactttgaggttatagattctagTGGTATACGTGTGTGTTAAGTGATGTCAGATTTGCATagttatctgatatatatatatatatatatataaagaaataccattttcattcaaattaatttatgataatAAGGGTGTTGGGGAGTTGCAAGAAAGAACTCATTACATCCTACATGTGGACCACCGTGCTCCCAGCCGCCAATCTTCAAAATTCCGATTGAAATGCTGCCTAATGACAGACTTATGGACCAAATGACGTGCCTCCAAGGCAATGCGCCACACTCACCAAACGATTGGATTCCTCCTCATCTTGAAGTCTTTCAGATGTAGCGATCTCGCCCCACCACCGTCGACATTCATGTGGTCCAGAACCCTGTGTCTTTATCATGTCCCATAACCACGTTCTTAGCTCCCccaatagagatattaaattcTCTCATAGAATGGCCtcccaaataaaaattttggtcCCACCAAGAAAAATTGCAACCTCTAATTTCATCCTAATATTGTAACTTCTCACCCCTTGTCAATTTAATTCGCCCCCATGAATCAATCATGTGATCTATCTCTCCATTACACCACACTAGTCTAGGCACATCACTTATCTTGTAAGGAAAAATTATATGCACCACACTATTATCtcactttcattttattatgtaagatgtgacacatttatcacaaTTAGATAATATTCTTGTATTGGATGATTCTTTGGTGATAAATTATTTGTCACACTTTACACAATAGAATACCTTAAATGTGTCACGATAcacatctctttattttttactccTAATTTGCAACTTCATgacaactctatttttttttcttgtcttgttACCCAAGTCGACAACTTCTACTTGGAGATCGCCAGGTTGCATGGGAAGGATGGAACTCATACGGGTCAGTTTTCAATTAAGCTTGATGTTTTTAAAGTACTactgtttttattttacttttccgTTTGGTTACTAAGAAAATATGGGAAAGTGAGAGTCAACTAACTAagtttatatattcatatattgtCAAAAATGGTTTGGATATTAATTTGGTAGCTTCCAAAGTTAGTGAAGACATAGTTTTGCTTTATTCCTTATGTTGGCccatttatttgtatttgttttgattGTATATATGAAATGCATTTTCTATAATgatgtttttatatattgtcCCTCCACCCTCTCCTCTTGtatcttcaatttttatttttaatgcaagcttaattaggaaaaaaaaatattttctcctcCTTACCAGTTAGCAAGTGGCCGGAAGAATAAGACTTGATTCCCCTCAAAATGTACGTACACAAATTAgcaaaaatttattaatccaaCAACTCTAAAATAGTGTGTTGAAAATAGATTAATGATGTAATGCATCAAAGTAGGTAATTTGAGATGCATGTTGCAAAAATATCATGATCTAagtagaaaaaatctatttacaatgTTGCTTATTGACATACCAAAAACATCACCGTAAAAAGTTTATCACATTTCTAACAGAAATAGATATTCTTGTTTTAGCTTTTTATAAGCATAATAGGCTCCATACTCACAACTCTCTCCTATCACGTAATCACCTGCAACTAAAGAGAAATGGGGCTTGGGGGTTCATGTGAACGCCtatgatgcctaagttagtaaaTGTAATAGAGATTTCTCTAGTCGTAAAAGAAGATGGGTCTCGTTGTCTACTTGGGTGATATAAATAGAGCCCCTGATGTCTTCTTATGTTTGACATGATAACAGCCTGATTGGTTTTTTGAAATTCAAGTTGCGAGATATACAAGCTTCACTTAATAAGGATAAATTGATAACTTACCTCCCCAGGTTTTTTGGTAGCTATCATTTCTGTGATAACCACTTATATCCTACTAGTTAAGGCTTATTGGGTTAGGCTATTGTTCGGGCCCATGACATGGCCCAGTAGGACCCGAAGTGGAAAGGTTAAAGCTCTTCTAGTTACCCCATCGAAATCTCATCAGGTAAAGCGTGATGAGACTTGTAATCATGGTGACACTTCGTTACACAGGTTTTTCGTCATTTTATACTGCCATGTCAAGACATTGTTTCCCTTTCACGCCCCTTCGCATTCCCCTTTTTTGTTACTAATTCTTCTCGAACACTCCTTTTCGCTACTCTCATTTCTGTGTTCTCTCCTTCTCCCAAATACTCTGCTTCCTTGTGTTTCCTCCCAGTTTTTTCTTGAATCAGTGGCTTCCTCCAAACCCAACTTCCCTTCTTCATCCCACAAAGACAGGTCTTCACGACTATGCAACCCTCCTTCTCACTTTGAGGAGGTGGCCGTTAACCCTTCTTCTGAAGGGATAGTTGCTCAGCGTTCAATCTTCGAAGGCCATCGATAGTCTTCGACTATCTCCCGTCATGAGTTGGACTCTATGAGGGATAGCTACAACATCCCAGATTCTGTGGCCTTGGGCCTGCCTAAGCAGCGCCTTGGAGCCATCAATATGAGGCGAATGGTTGTTTCTGTGACCCTGTATTTGGCCATGCTCTCGATGGGGCTCTTTTTGCCCTTTGTCCATCTGGTGCGTGATGTGCTAGACTTCCTGGGTCTTGCTTTTGCCCAGCTTGTGCCTAATGCACGGAGGATTTTGATGGATTGATGCATTATTTGGTGACGAGTTTTGGAACCCACAAGTGATGAGTATGTTGACATTACTACTTGTGAATTCTTTCTTTGCACGATTTCAGGGGCTTGGAATGGAATTTTTGCAGTTTTAGGGCTCACAATAAATTGATCCAACTAGAACGCAAGTATTCTCACGCCAAAGATTGGAAAAATAAATCCTTCTTTGAATTGGGCGATGGCTGGGAATTTCCTGAAGATGAGTCGGCAAACCAAGAATTTCCCATTAAGGTTTCGTGGAATCCAGTTCCCGATGAGCGTGGCTTGGAGATTATCCTTTCTGACTGAGAGGAGGCTTGCATTCGGTTGGTACAAGCCTATGTAGATAAGAACAGTAGCTCGACTTGGTTAGAGGTAATTATAATCCCCTCCAATATTGTTAGATTTGTGATGGAGCCAAGCAGGGCACATGTTTTTGGTTGTCAATTTCTGACAAATGGTTCGAAAAGAGGCCCACCTTCAACGATAGGAggtgagaagaagaagaaggcttATTTGGGAGCGAAGCCTTTGGAGGAATCCAATTTCACAGGGGGTAAACGCTCACCAGCACCCTTGAAGAGTGGTGGAAAGGCCTCAGGTCACCCCCAAGTGCCCACAACAAACTCCTTCGACGCGATTATTTCATAGGCCGAGGATGATCTGGTGTTGGTGATCAAGGTCGAGTCTGCCTTGTCGCCTAGTGATCCTCCCAAGGTTGCTCCACAGACTTCCCCGTACACAATGGCCCTACATGATGACGTTAACATGGATGAGGGCAAGGTCATCGCGACCTTGAATTGTGGGGAGTTAAAAATCAAATGGAGAGAAAATCGGGAGAAGATATATATGGTTGTTTGATCAAAGTAGTGGTATATATAGCTTGCTGTTGAAAACCCTATAGGGAGTAGATTATGTATGTGCATGGGATATGGGAGTGAAAACTACTCCCTGGTTGCCGTGGCTTGGGCTTATTGGTCCATTCCATGTATTTGGGCTCATGGGTATGATACAATAAATGGGCTTTTTCTCTGACTTTTGGGCCTTGATCCAAAAGTCTATAATATTACGACTTGTCCTATAAATTTTCTCggctcataaaaatatttttaaccaaatccaaaaatattcaaagaatTTAACTATAATGGCAAGTCCATTAGAAAATTTGATATCCATTAAAAACCAATTTGGGCTCGTAAAATAGTAGTCGTAAAATTCAATTGGGCTTTCCATATGCTTAAgccaaaaatatttagaaagcaAGCTTGGTGCTGAGCCTAGGTGTTACATAACTAATTTGTACGATTTGCTTATTGTTGAAgcccaaagaagaaaaggaagaaagaaaagagagtatCAAGTATCTAATATTTACGTTTCAATCTACATGATCTCGTTGGCAATATATACGAGATGATTGAGAGTAAATTTGTAAAAGATAAATGTTACAGCCACAAAAAgatctcacaaaagtaaacttacaagcTGACATAGCTTTATATAATACCTagatatattttgtaatataagtagctttacaatctaatgtaccaCATCAAGGCAGCTcattttatgagtttacttttataaaatctctttatagctaaatcattttcttttttaaatatgttgtgGGCAACATTAAGCACTACTATTGTAAACATATCTTGCGTGATGTCTTATTATTCTTGATGGATCAACATCttacaataaatttaatataaaacaaaagagaaatatgttataaattaaactAAGGAGAAACATACAAAGCAACataaagttatattattaattataaagaaattaaaacaagaaattaaggTACACTAGGttctcttccttttgtttttgtttgctcTGCAttgctttaaattttattctcaacCATTTCGTTTTATTCTGGCAGATTGGAACTCACACATGAGTAGTACTGTTAATTACTTATGAAACTCTATAACATGAACCGACCAATGAGGCATTGGGAAGATCTCCATTTTAGTAAACCCTACAGCTTTTCCCAGATCCTTGAATTCTGCTAGTGTTCGCTCTTTACCTCCAGTCATTAGGAGCATCATAAAGAAGTCTTCCATTATAACGTCCTTTGCCTCGAGATTGTTTCCCAATTCTTCAGAGATTACCATTTCCACGATTATCACCTTTCCATCTCGTGGTAATGCTTCCCAGCAATTTCTCAACAACTTCTTGCAATGCTCATCATCCCAGTTATGGAGTATCCACTGCTTATGTACAAATCAAAATGCACACATATATGCAATAttgcattattaatatatatagggaagtatttatattatacaCTAATTCATATTATGATCACGTACGTATATACgtgtatagatatatatatatacacacacatttcATGCATTTTTCCTGTATAGCTTAATTCTTTCAATAAGAACCTAATTTATTGGCTTTTTCCTAGTTAATTATaagctatttttatttattcatttatatacTTTTGTATCTCAATTGCAGCTTTGGGATCCCTCTTCGTTCTTCTAGGCCCTAATAATTAACTTTCCATTCTTGTTTCAAAGACCATACTACAAGTTCAATTCCTAATACATCATGCTTAATTCCCTTGCCTGCCCTCTAATTTGAATTACCATATGGCCCCAAGAATCCATGAATAAAAGgatacctaaaaaaaaaaaaagaattcataagagaataagaaggaagagaaattcTATCGGGGAGCCTTACGCTACTGTACACTTCCAtctaatcaatatgtgatttgttatttttgtcctTCTAGCtatcttaatacttaaatatgtcAAGCGTTTAAATAGAGGgctaaaaataacaaatcacatattgattaggTGAGAGCGTGTGGTGTAAGGCTTCTTTGTAGCATTTCTCAAGAAGAAAACCTTCAATAAAATTGTTTGGGCATTTGGGATCGATTTGAACATATCTCCAGCCACATGCTTTACACCTAAAGacaaatgaataatatttgGAGTTGATTAATATCGTAAGTAAGAAGTACTAGacatgataataattaattatgaatgatGTACATATATTTAGATTAACTAGTATACATGTTCTCACCAACTAATATGAAAGAGAGATCATAGAGCTAATTGATTCTTTGTCCCTACTGATATAAAATGTTAGTATCATTACCCATAAATTAATACAGATTAGGACTTCGACATGATGTTATCTTTCgcaagtaatatatattttggtttgaataagTATTTGCGGCAAGTTATGACCCGCTGGAAAACACACAACATACTCCACATCAACCAAGTTAAGAATATAAtcaaaaataagtatttgcGGCAATAAGCTATGCCGTAGATCAAAGGTGTAGGTCTAACCTGGGAGCTTGGGAGCAGCATCAATTACATGGGGCAGATCAAAGTTCAATCCACGAACGTGCGGATACGTAGAGGTTATCTTTGCAAGAATGGTTCCAATGCCGCCCCCCACATCCATCAACTCCTTCAAATCTTTGAAGCCACCGTACAACTTAAACACATCCTCAAACGGTAATTTAGAGCTAACTTCCATAAACTCATCGAACACTTGTCTCAATCTTGGCTTCTCTCCCATGTAGTCATAGAAGTTCACTCCATTGGCCTTGTAGAATGGCGAGCTTCCAGGATCAAGCACCGCATCCTTGATCATATATTGGCTTTCCAGCACCTCCCTTTCAGTAGTAAATAAGATAATGGAAGTTGTGAAAGTTGCAAGCTCGTCGGTAGTGCAGCTACTCACTAAGCATCGGCTTTTCTTCGTCAGGCCATAGGTCCATTCATGGCGTCCATGTTCTCCATTATTTCCTAATGGCTTTCGAGATATTATTGATAAGATGGAGTTTGCACCAAGAACTCTTAGCACCCTCTCCAAAGTCCATGCTGCAGAACTTGGATCTTTTGTTGGGATCTTTGAAATTATCTCTGCTGCAGAAAGATGAGCATCAGGCCCTGCATCTGCGATTATACTGAACACTTTCAGCTCAATTGCAGCTCTTAGAGCCATTTGGGTGCTAGCCAAACCTCCCAACTGCGAGGTTATGAAATGGTCTCCATCTTCTTGGACTTCCATGTTTTGGACTTGTTCTATCTTTTGATATCTTTCCTTATCAATATTAGCATATGcaatatgcatgtatatataatcgAAGACAGTAATTTCCGGTAGATAATAATAGCTAGCTATCCTATCCTATCTAGCTATCCTATCCTGGCTAGCTATAGAGTTTAACTTAGGGTTGGTATATTTATACCAAACTGCGAATTTGGAAACTGCTATACTATTCATCAGGCAATCTACGCTATGCCTCAAAATGAAtggtcagtttttttttttttaatccttaaTGACTAAAGTTAGAGATTACCATTTATATTCATTTGTTCCCAACCTATAAGTGGAATCGAAAATCAAATCAGCTcagttttaattgttttttcatACCCTCAAATAAAGTTAATGATTTCATATCGCAACCCTAGCTAGATCATCTAGGATTTGAGAGGAAAGGAGATGGGGTTCGAGACAGAAGGAATCTTCCATGCATCCAGACTTGAGTTGAACTAAAGTGCTTGAGTTGAGGCTGGACTGGGCTGAATGACTTTTACGGGCTCAGTAAGTCAGAgacctttttatttcttctgatGCATTTCCTTAAATGGGCTATGCCATGTTT from Juglans regia cultivar Chandler chromosome 4, Walnut 2.0, whole genome shotgun sequence encodes:
- the LOC108986025 gene encoding (S)-scoulerine 9-O-methyltransferase-like; protein product: MEVQEDGDHFITSQLGGLASTQMALRAAIELKVFSIIADAGPDAHLSAAEIISKIPTKDPSSAAWTLERVLRVLGANSILSIISRKPLGNNGEHGRHEWTYGLTKKSRCLVSSCTTDELATFTTSIILFTTEREVLESQYMIKDAVLDPGSSPFYKANGVNFYDYMGEKPRLRQVFDEFMEVSSKLPFEDVFKLYGGFKDLKELMDVGGGIGTILAKITSTYPHVRGLNFDLPHVIDAAPKLPGVKHVAGDMFKSIPNAQTILLKWILHNWDDEHCKKLLRNCWEALPRDGKVIIVEMVISEELGNNLEAKDVIMEDFFMMLLMTGGKERTLAEFKDLGKAVGFTKMEIFPMPHWSVHVIEFHK